In Mobula birostris isolate sMobBir1 chromosome 15, sMobBir1.hap1, whole genome shotgun sequence, the following proteins share a genomic window:
- the LOC140210254 gene encoding putative nuclease HARBI1, translating into MAFPMSIPLYTIIVEDEEEEEEEEEQQRMEAKRIRQHGKRHHPTRYYPPQRIYRQRRSFEDLSEELCIRRVRLSKRAIANLCELLREDLQPHSTARTALSVEMKVTTALNFFGTGSFQGATGNMCNISQGAVRAAIQQVTDVLFNKAAGFINFGITARQQKERAKDFRCIAGFPKVQGIIGGTHVALKAPAEQPLIFVNRKGFHSLNVQLVCDAHQKILYVNAKHAGSCHDAVIVQHSTLPDLFHEDNHVQGWLLGDRAYTLQTWLMPPLSRPRTKAEEAYNQAQAATRAVVERAIRLLKSRFRCLDRSSGALQYTPQRVARIVIACCVLHNFALQEGHLFNIDDEEPLLPEERELQAPALEGDDQEDSSLDVARAIQKQIVQEEFSH; encoded by the coding sequence ATGGCTTTCCCCATGAGCATCCCACTCTACACCATAATTGTGGAAgacgaagaggaggaggaggaggaggaggaacagCAGCGAATGGAAGCAAAGAGAATAAGACAGCATGGCAAAAGACACCACCCTACCAGGTACTACCCACCACAGCGCATCTATCGGCAACGCCGGTCCTTTGAGGATCTCTCGGAAGAGCTCTGTATTCGACGAGTGCGATTATCCAAGCGTGCCATTGCGAATCTGTGTGAGCTCCTCCGTGAAGATCTTCAGCCACACTCCACTGCCAGGACGGCATTGTCAGTCGAAATGAAGGTGACCACCGCCTTGAACTTCTTCGGCACTGGGTCATTTCAGGGGGCGACGGGGAACATGTGCAACATTAGCCAGGGAGCAGTGAGGGCAGCTATTCAGCAGGTCACAGACGTGCTCTTCAACAAAGCTGCGGGATTTATCAACTTTGGCATCACAGCCAGGCAGCAGAAGGAAAGAGCCAAGGACTTTCGCTGCATTGCCGGGTTCCCCAAGGTGCAGGGCATTATAGGAGGGACACACGTGGCTCTGAAGGCACCCGCAGAGCAGCCACTGATATTCGTGAACCGAAAAGGGTTTCACTCGCTGAATGTTCAGCTTGTTTGCGATGCCCATCAGAAAATCCTGTATGTAAATGCCAAGCACGCAGGCAGCTGTCATGATGCCGTGATTGTACAGCACTCGACACTCCCCGACCTCTTCCATGAGGACAACCACGTGCAAGGCTGGCTCCTTGGAGACCGGGCGTACACACTACAGACGTGGCTCATGCCTCCGCTCAGCCGTCCGAGAACCAAGGCCGAGGAGGCATACAACCAGGCCCAGGCGGCAACACGAGCTGTGGTAGAGAGGGCTATAAGACTGTTGAAAAGTAGATTTCGCTGCCTGGACAGATCCAGCGGGGCTCTGCAATACACGCCTCAGAGGGTGGCAAGGATTGTTATAGCCTGCTGCGTGCTGCACAATTTTGCTCTTCAGGAAGGCCACCTTTTCAACATAGACGACGAGGAACCACTGCTCCCAGAGGAAAGGGAGCTCCAGGCCCCGGCGTTGGAAGGGGATGACCAGGAGGATTCTTCCCTGGATGTGGCAAGGGCCATCCAAAAGCAGATCGTGCAGGAAGAGTTCAGTCACTGA